One genomic segment of Deinococcus aestuarii includes these proteins:
- a CDS encoding ABC transporter substrate-binding protein, whose protein sequence is MKRTLALLSLTALLSSPALAQSGELRLIAQASEQGNPTMQALVDAFMKKYPNVKVRTEFFPIGTGYPQVLRTQLQGGNAPDLFYVTAGSGGQVSVLPFLEAGYVADLSKRPWARTVIPTASRGLYWKGNQLAAVPLGMTPIAAVYNADLLGQLGVSAPKTMPELLKTCAAIRAKGKSMFALAGANPQNAGLLAATLAENYVLGSDPQWNAKRAAGKVTFAGTPSWKRALQALLDMQKAGCFIPGVEGADLPQAAPALANGQALAFVIPTGAISALRGINPKLNLGAFVLPGPTAASTVIAVSPTDAIAVSKNSKNLPAALAFADFIATGGGSELYTKATGDISTQQAATGRNLPPELAGLAPALARKNRVFSLIQIEWNNPQVYTTLGEGVQGLLTGQLTVDALLARMDAAWNRK, encoded by the coding sequence ATGAAACGCACCCTCGCCCTGCTCTCCCTGACCGCGCTGCTCTCCTCACCCGCCCTCGCCCAGAGCGGCGAACTGCGCCTCATCGCCCAGGCGAGCGAGCAGGGCAACCCCACCATGCAGGCCCTGGTGGACGCCTTTATGAAGAAGTACCCGAACGTCAAGGTGCGGACCGAGTTCTTCCCCATCGGCACCGGGTACCCGCAGGTGCTGCGCACCCAGCTTCAGGGTGGGAACGCGCCGGACCTCTTCTATGTCACGGCCGGGTCGGGCGGGCAGGTCTCCGTGCTGCCCTTTCTGGAGGCGGGCTACGTGGCCGACCTGAGCAAACGCCCCTGGGCGCGGACGGTCATTCCCACCGCCTCGCGGGGCCTGTACTGGAAGGGCAACCAGCTCGCCGCCGTGCCCCTGGGGATGACGCCCATCGCCGCCGTGTACAACGCCGACCTGCTGGGGCAGTTGGGCGTGAGCGCCCCGAAGACGATGCCCGAACTGCTCAAGACCTGCGCGGCCATCCGGGCCAAGGGCAAGAGCATGTTCGCGCTGGCGGGCGCCAACCCGCAGAACGCGGGTCTGCTGGCCGCCACGCTGGCCGAGAACTACGTGCTGGGCAGCGATCCCCAGTGGAACGCCAAGCGCGCGGCGGGCAAGGTGACGTTTGCCGGAACGCCGAGCTGGAAACGCGCTCTGCAAGCCCTGCTCGACATGCAGAAGGCGGGCTGCTTCATCCCCGGCGTCGAGGGGGCCGACCTGCCCCAGGCCGCCCCGGCGCTGGCGAACGGGCAGGCCCTTGCCTTCGTGATTCCCACCGGCGCGATCTCGGCGCTGAGGGGCATCAACCCGAAGCTCAACCTGGGTGCGTTCGTGCTCCCCGGGCCGACCGCCGCGAGCACCGTCATCGCCGTGTCGCCGACGGACGCCATCGCGGTGTCCAAGAACTCGAAAAACCTCCCGGCGGCGCTGGCGTTTGCCGACTTTATCGCCACGGGCGGGGGCTCGGAGCTCTACACCAAGGCGACCGGGGACATTTCCACCCAGCAGGCCGCGACGGGCCGGAACCTGCCCCCCGAGCTGGCGGGCCTTGCCCCGGCCCTGGCGCGCAAGAACCGCGTCTTCTCGCTTATCCAGATCGAGTGGAACAACCCGCAGGTCTACACCACCCTGGGTGAGGGCGTGCAGGGCCTGCTGACCGGGCAGCTCACGGTGGACGCGCTGCTCGCCCGCATGGACGCGGCCTGGAACCGGAAGTAG
- a CDS encoding GntR family transcriptional regulator — MFPRTVKTSLVNVLRDEIVRGTFGPGERLRLEELAARFEVSTMPIREALSTLESEGLVTIQPHRGAQVTRFSADEIREIYEMRAVLEELATVKAVPHLTAGDFARLEALVAEMEHPEGQFDMARFSQNNMEFHRIIYDRAGRPHLAAQIRDLRYRVQHYLHKHLESTNYSLSGNVEHGRLVGLMRAGKAGDAGREMHHHILSTGLKIADLMDTEEAAHPATKAQARRG, encoded by the coding sequence ATGTTTCCCAGGACGGTCAAGACCTCGCTCGTGAACGTGCTGCGCGACGAGATCGTGCGCGGCACCTTCGGGCCGGGCGAGCGCCTAAGGCTGGAAGAACTCGCCGCGCGCTTCGAGGTCAGCACCATGCCCATCCGGGAGGCGCTGAGCACCCTGGAATCCGAGGGGCTCGTGACCATCCAGCCGCACCGGGGGGCCCAGGTCACCCGCTTTTCCGCCGATGAAATCCGCGAGATCTACGAGATGCGGGCCGTGCTGGAGGAGCTCGCGACGGTCAAGGCGGTGCCGCACCTCACCGCCGGGGACTTCGCCCGCCTGGAGGCCCTCGTCGCGGAGATGGAGCACCCGGAGGGGCAGTTTGACATGGCGCGCTTCTCGCAGAACAACATGGAGTTTCACCGGATCATCTACGACCGGGCCGGGCGCCCGCACCTCGCGGCGCAAATCCGCGACCTGCGCTACCGGGTGCAGCACTACCTCCACAAGCACCTGGAGAGCACCAACTACAGCCTCTCGGGCAACGTGGAACACGGGCGCCTCGTGGGGCTGATGCGCGCCGGGAAGGCCGGGGACGCCGGGCGGGAGATGCACCATCACATCCTGAGCACCGGCCTCAAGATCGCCGACCTGATGGACACCGAAGAGGCGGCGCACCCGGCTACAAAGGCACAGGCACGCCGGGGCTGA